In Oncorhynchus gorbuscha isolate QuinsamMale2020 ecotype Even-year linkage group LG08, OgorEven_v1.0, whole genome shotgun sequence, one genomic interval encodes:
- the LOC124040867 gene encoding V-type proton ATPase subunit S1-like protein — translation MAAHAFLFSALLSALSQPTLSLDQVPALPERSTEEDYVTEVPYPAGRIRAGGVDGMSLETQGYVPTKETPLRRLLKLHGWHLLNQHGHGKGKRKLLQSPIHGPYSPLSVAYNGKTCILFKAKRLAIRYQNRTFVDLTERTFGPNAPVDTKGSICTEEKATLSLKFGDVEDLRGLLIRLQMSNIFYESAGQNWFTLDSVHIHYNWTHEATFNASEVYSPATSSYHCQHVSSQHKYDTLLVPSSHTDTSANWHITFTDFQIQAFNVMSDKFASASDCANFLTPAILMGLVTSLILLLVLAYALHMVVHLKHIDRYEEQKAMVYFPRRLSKALECRASQQCELPDKNCL, via the exons ATGGCTGCACACGCATTCCTCTTCTCTGCCTTGCTGTCTGCCCTCAGCCAGCCCACCCTGTCCTTAGATCAAGTGCCTGCACTCCCGGAGAGAAG CACAGAAGAGGACTATGTTACCGAGGTTCCATACCCAGCTGGGAGGATCAGAGCGG GTGGTGTTGATGGAATGAGCTTGGAGACTCAGGGTTATGTGCCCACTAAAGAAACCCCACTCAGAAGATTACTGAAg CTGCATGGCTGGCACCTCCTCAACCAGCATGGCCATGGCAAGGGCAAGAGAAAGCTGCTCCAGTCCCCCATCCACGGGCCCTACTCTCCCCTGAGCGTGGCCTACAATGGCAAGACCTGCATCCTTTTCAAGGCCAAGCGCCTGGCCATCCGCTACCAGAACCGCACATTCGTAGACCTGACGGAGAGGACCTTTGGGCCCAACGCCCCTGTGGACACCAAGGGTTCCATCTGCACCGAGGAGAAGGCTAC GCTCTCGCTAAAGTTTGGAGATGTGGAGGATCTCAGGGGACTTCTTATCAGGCTGCAGATGTCCAACATTTTCTACGAGTCAGCAGGGCAGAACTGGTTCACCTTAGACAGCGTCCACATCCACTACAATTGGACCCATGAAGCTACGTTCAACGCCAGTGAGGTGTACTCCCCCGCCACCTCCTCCTACCACTGccagcatgtcagcagtcagcacAAATATGACACCCTTCTGGTGCCCAGCTCACACACCGACACCTCAGCTAACTGGCACATCACGTTTACTGACTTCCAG ATCCAGGCGTTCAACGTCATGTCTGATAAGTTTGCGTCTGCCAGCGACTGTGCCAACTTCCTGACCCCAGCCATCCTGATGGGCCTGGtgacctctctgatcctgctgttgGTCCTGGCCTACGCTCTGCACATGGTGGTCCACCTCAAACACATTGACCGCTACGAGGAACAGAAAGCTATGGTGTACTTCCCACGCAGGCTGAGCAAAGCTCTAGAATGCAGAGCCTCACAGCAGTGCGAGTTACCTGACAAGAACTGCCtgtga